A segment of the Kazachstania africana CBS 2517 chromosome 2, complete genome genome:
GCTACCGTGTAGACCATTCCATTCTTGCAagcattgaaaagaataaaatggATAATCACTCTACTAATGACCGCCTCTGAGCGTCAAAACTAGATGCAATTGCATACCATCCGTTAAATTCGCAGATATTACAGTTTGTTCGTCATTTCTATACTAATGTGCGGTTTTGTAGCAGCGCACACATATACGTTTGATGTTAgtaaatcaatttctcCACAACTTTACCAAACACAATGAAACATCGTTAGTATACATACATTTGCTTTCCTTGAAATATCAGCCTTTGTTGAGAAGGTGGAATaccttctttttcttctaaaagCTCTTTGATATGATAAATACGATCGTTCTCGTCCAACTCGACAGCTATTTCTTTCCCCGTTAACGTTTTCACTTTTATAAACATTCTTGTTATTCCAATTAACCACTCTCTAGCACCAAAACTTCTATTAATACTTACTCTTGTATTAAACTCTATAAAAGCTGTCTTATGTTTCGTAGTACTAAAATATGGgaatattagaaaaatgaattttttttttttctgatgAAGTAGATAAATCTGAGATGAGCAAAATAACTAGGATAAATACCCCATAGACATCATATGCTGCCCACTCCTTACGTCAAATGTGACTATTCCAAGGTCTATGAACCCTCAGAAGATAGCTTTCTCCTACTGGACGCTCTAGAAGAGGACAAGCAATATCtacaacaaaaatttcaaaatcaattagcTGTGGTATGTGAATTGGGACCTGGATCAGGCATTGTTACGACTTTCTTAATGCAAAATGAAATTCCTATCAAGAATTCTTTGTACTTTGCAGTTGACATCAATCCATGGGCATTAGAGACTACCTTAGATACAGCGAAGAGAAATAGttgtgaaaaatattttatggATCCAGTACGATCAAGTCTCTGTTCTTCATTtagaaataatgaaattgatctTTTAGTATTCAATCCACCTTATGTCCCTGCTGAAGAAGTACCTTTGATACCGAAATCAAAGGAATATATCGACGAATGGCTCGATTTAGCCTTGTTAGGCGGCAAAGATGGAATGGATGTCACTCAAATTGTTCTAGATAATTTGAATCAGACACTTTCTACCAAAGGCATAGCTTATATATTGTTCTGTGCAAGAAATAAACCAGAGGAAGTTGTAAAactgatgaaaaagaaatataacTGGGATAGTAAACTCATTGTCCACAGAAAAGCTGGTTGGGAAGTTTTGAGCGTTTATAGATTTTATAAAGATATctagaaaagaatttaattTCTAATACTTAGTGAGAGGATATTATACAGAACACTAAAATACTTTTTATGTAAGTGATTACTAATGGAATAGATCTCCCATAACATCTGCTTCACTGGCTTCTGCCTTTGGCATTTTCATAGCGTAATTAACCTCATACCTGGTATAGCTCaaagaatgaaagaaattccTTAATTGACTATGTTTTTGGATGCTATGAACACCAGTCAGCATGGGGCTTCCCTCTTCAACTGAATTCgtcatttcaaaatcatccGCTCTACCCATGGCATAATCCTTGACCtctgatattttatcaacCAACGCCATATATGCTCCGTTTTTATAAATACAATTGATAGtgtcaataataaataacCATTCATTTGTTGCACTAAAACCTTCTCTTTGTAGTGCCAACAATAGATCCAACGTCTTACATAATTGCAAAATAACCATGGGCTCAATTTCCTCTTGGAGTTGTAAAAATTCATAAAACTCTTGCAAGTTTGTCTGCAAACAGTAGGAAATCATAGACCAGTATTCATTGAAGTGTGATTCggaaaacttcaaaaacATTACTCTTAGCAAGACCCAGCatttttcctttaattTAAACTCATTTGACACTAAATACTGACAAACGCATGAAATCAATGACTGGAATTCCAACAGATACGTGTCCACTGGAGCCACCAACAGTAAATAAGAAATCCTAGATAAATTTTGACATTT
Coding sequences within it:
- the RUB1 gene encoding NEDD8 family protein RUB1 (similar to Saccharomyces cerevisiae RUB1 (YDR139C); ancestral locus Anc_8.311): MFIKVKTLTGKEIAVELDENDRIYHIKELLEEKEGIPPSQQRLIFQGKQIIEMTNKL
- the MTQ2 gene encoding S-adenosylmethionine-dependent methyltransferase (similar to Saccharomyces cerevisiae MTQ2 (YDR140W); ancestral locus Anc_8.312), which translates into the protein MLPTPYVKCDYSKVYEPSEDSFLLLDALEEDKQYLQQKFQNQLAVVCELGPGSGIVTTFLMQNEIPIKNSLYFAVDINPWALETTLDTAKRNSCEKYFMDPVRSSLCSSFRNNEIDLLVFNPPYVPAEEVPLIPKSKEYIDEWLDLALLGGKDGMDVTQIVLDNLNQTLSTKGIAYILFCARNKPEEVVKLMKKKYNWDSKLIVHRKAGWEVLSVYRFYKDI